The sequence below is a genomic window from Acidobacteriota bacterium.
TTGCATGTAGTTAGTTTTCCTTAGGTTGATCTGCTCTGGAAGAAAGCTGGTTCGTGCCGTTGGGGAGAACTAGGAGAACGCCGTTATGCTACTACGGTGCCGTGTCGGGCTTCAAGTCTTTTGGCAGTTCTATACAGCATAGGGGTGACGGCGAGTGTCGGGTTGACGCTCTTTGTTACGCTCTGTTAGGTTCAAGCGTCGAATTTCTAGGCGCGTAGCTCAGGGGTAGAGCACTACCTTGACACGGTAGGGGTCTGGGGTTCAAATCCCCACGCGCCTACCATTACTTTTTAGATGGGACAAACTTTGCGGACCTCGACGGGTGGAACCGCGCTCAACTGCGCGTCCCTTGCCGAGCGCCGAGGCGCTTTGGTAGTATTTGCGCTTGAGATCAGCATGGCAGAAGTAGTGGGTCGAATCCACCATCGCTGCCATCGCGAACTTTCAGCTCTCACAAGAGAGACTGAGATCGTTATTTTACGTCAGCTCCGGAAGTCCTGAGGCTTTCGAACAACCCTCTGCTACAGACGGTAATGCCGAAGGCGCTGACGTAAGATCCGACCAAAGTGGTAGAAGGTAAACCGACGCTCGACAGATCAAACATTGGCCTTTCGTTGAACGGCGACGTTTTGCCTTCCGCGTGGACCAACGCGATGTTGCGCAGTGCTTGGAAAGTGTTCGCGCATTCGTGTCAACCCATACTGGCCGTTGGTAAGCCATGCGGCTAACGTTTAAGACTGTCAAACCAGCAATACCGGTTTAGGAGGATTCAATATCAGCAGCTTTCAGCGAAGAGGATTTAGAGACAGAGGACCCCGTGTCCCATCGGTCCGCGTCAATGAGCGGATACGGACTGCTGAGGTTCGGGTGATCGATGAGGACGGGGCCCAGATCGGCGTAATGCCGCCGCGACAGGCGCTGGAAATCGCTCGCGGAAAAGGCCTGGACCTCGTCGAAATTGCGCCGCAAGCTCAACCGCCGGTTTGCCGCATCATCAACTTCGGCAAATACCAATACGAACAAAAGAAGAAGCAGAAAGAAGCGAAGGCTAAACAGACTTTCATTACCGTAAAAGAGATCAAGTTCAGACCGGGCACTGACGAGCACGACTACGACTTCAAGAAGAACAACGCCGTGCGCATTCTTCACGACGGGGACAAGGTCAAGGCCACCGTTCACTTCCGCGGCCGGGAGATTACGCACAAAGAGCTTGGCTTCTCGTTGCTACAGCGGCTCGAGCAAGACCTCGCCGAGGCGGGAACAGTAGAAGTAAGGCCCAAGCTCGAAGGAATGAACATGTTTATTATGCTGGCGCCTAAGAAGAAATGAATCTCATAGATGTACCGTAGGTTTGTCTAACCTGCGGCGAGACTGCGAAGCAACCGCAGGGTAGGCAACCTACGACACATTTTTACAGGAGGAATAATGCCAAAACTCAAAACCCATAAGGGCGCTGCCAAGCGGTTCCGCCTCACGGCAACCGGCAAGGTCAAGCGGGGACATTCCCACGCACGCCACATCTTGACTAAGAAGTCTACCAAGCGGAAGCGTCATCTCGACATCGACGGCCTGGTCGCGAAACCTGATGAAAAACCGACCAAGAGAATGCTTCCTTACGGCCGGGACTAGAATCGCGATGCCATCCGTGAAACCGGCTCGTGACTTAGTGAAGATGGCGATAATTGGACCAATGTAATCATAGGAGGGACTTATGCCTCGCGCTAAACGTGGAAACAAGCGTCTGCAGAAACGAAAAGGTATTTTGAAACTCGCCCGCGGCTATCGCGGCACCAAGAGCAAGCTATATCGTCACGCGAAGGAGCAGGTCGAACGCTCGTTGAATTTCGCGTTCACGGGACGCAAGCTCAAAAAGCGAGACTTCCGCTCGTTGTGGATCGTCCGCATCGGCGCGGCCGCGCGCTTAAACGGACTCAGCTACAGCCAGTTTATGCACGGGCTGAAGCTTGCCGAGATCAAGCTTGATCGCAAGATCCTTGCTGATCTGGCGGTCCACGAACCCGCGGCGTTCACTGAGATATCCGGCAAGGCGAAGCAAGCCATTGAATCACACCGCGCTACTGCCGCTTGACATGCCGAACGAGTGAGGATGCGGGCGAGGCAGTAGCGTTGCTACCTGCCTCGCCCGCTACCGCGTATGGACGAGAATCTAGCGAAACTTCGTGAGCAGTTCATCGACGACTTGCGAGCTGTTTCAACCGCAGACGATTTGAGCGCGCTGCGCGACAAGTATCTTGGCAGAAAGTCCGGACTCATCGCCGCCGAGAAGAAGCGCATCGGATCTCTCTCTTCCGCCGAGCGCGCGGAGTTCGGCCGCCAGGTGAATGAGATCAGTGCCGAGGTAGAAGCCGAGATCGGTCGCCTGAGCGAACAGTTTGCGGCACAAGCGGAAGCCGGCGCGCTCGAGCGTGACAGGATCGATATCACGTTGCCAGGCACGCGTCCCAGACAAGGGCACCTTCATCCGATCACACTTGTTCGCCAGAAGATCGAAGACGTCTTCGTCTCGATGGGATATTCAGTGGAGGACGGACCCGAGATCGAAACGAGTTTCTATAACTTCGACGCGCTCAACATTCCGCCCGGCCACCCGGCGAGGGACTCGGCGGACACGTTCTACGTTTCCGAAGACCTTGCGCTGCGAAGCCAGACTTCTACGGTTCAAATACACACGATGCAGCGGCAGAAACCACCGCTCCGAGTCATCGCGCCCGGACGAGTGTTCCGCCGCGACACGCCCGACCCGACGCACAATCCCATGTTCTTTCAGGTCGAAGGACTCAACGTGGATCGGCACATCACGCTTGCCGATCTCAAAGGAACTCTGCAAAAGTTTGTCGAAATGATGTTCGGAGTAAACGTACGGACTCGTTTTCGGCCATCATATTTCCCGTTCACCGAGCCCTCGGCTGAAGTTGATTTCAGTTGCTACGTATGCGGCGGGACAGGGTGCCGCATTTGCAAGGGCTCGGGCTGGATCGAGCTTGGCGGAAGCGGGATGGTTCACCCCAACGTGCTCGAGAAAGTCGGCATCGATCCGGAAGAGTTCTCGGGTTTCGCGTTCGGACTCGGCATCGACCGCATGGCCGGATTGATGTATGACATCGATGATATCCGGCTGCTCTTCGAGAACGACATCAGGTTCCTCGAACAATTCGCGTGAACCCTGTTCCGGGTTCAGGGTTCAGGGTTCTGCATTTAGATGTACCACCCCAGACCTGCGAGAACCAAGAACCAGGAACCCAGAACTCGAAACCCTGAACCCTGAACCCTGAACCCTGAACTAAATAGATGCAGGCAAATTCAAATCAACCCTTAGATAAGACCGTATTCATCCTCGGCGGCGCCGGTCTTGTCGGCACGCAGATTTGCTATCAAGTTGCCCAAGACCTCAAGCCCGGGAAGATCATCATCGCCTCACTGTTTCAAAAAGAGGTTCGCGAGCTTGCTCACGAACTTCGCAAGGAATTCCCCTCGGTTCAGTTCATCGAGCTTTGGGGCAACATCTTCGTGCGATCCGAGTTCGCACGAGCTGATCGAGATGAGCTTCTAACCAGCGCCGTTCGCCGCCGGGGGTTGTATGACGACTTGTTCGGTCCGCTCGACGGCGCATACGAAAGATCAATGCTTGCCGCCTCGCTCCGCGAGCACGGCGCCGGCGTGTTGATCGATTGCGTCAACACGGCGTCCGGGATCAGCTATCAAGATGTATATACGAACTCGATCGAGGTTCGAAAGTCTCTCGACTTCATCGAGGAGCGCATCGAGGACCGCGACTTCAAACAGATCTCAGACAATCGCAAGCAAATAGAGCGCACGTTTGAAACGCTGTTGCTGTCGCAATCAATCCCGCAGTTGATCCGTCACACCCAACTGATCTACCGCGCGATGGTGGAGGTGGGGACTCGAGTCTACGTCAAGGTCGGCACTACCGGCACGGGCGGAATGGGACTCAACATCCCCTACACTCACGGCGAAGACAAGCCCTCCGCGAAGCTGATGTCCAAGACCGCGATTGGATTCGCCCACACTGGGTTGATGTTCCTGATGGCGCGCACACCGGGCGGGCCGATCGTCAAGGAGATCAAACCCGGGGCGATGATCGGCTACAAGAAGGTCACTTTTCAGTCGCTCAAGCATCATCGTGACAACACACCGATACACGTTTATGCGCCCTGCACTCAGCGCTTCGACGGTGAGCTCGAGCTCTCACTGCCAAATCAGGAATTCACGAAGCTCGGCGAGCTCGAGATGGTCGGCGTCGACACAGGAGAGAACGGCTTCTTTGCCAGAGGCGAGTTCGAAGCGGTGACTTCGATCAACCAGATGGAGTTCGTAACTCCCGAAGAGATAGCCAGCAACGTCGTGCTCGAGATCAAAGGCAGCAACACCGGCGTGGACGTGATCGCGGCCATCGATTCGGCGATAATGGTTCCGAGCTACCGAGCCGGTTATCTGCGCGGCTCGGCGATCGAAGCGATGCGAAGACTCGAACACGAAACCAACTCGCATTCGATCGCGACCGGCGAGCTCGGTCCGCCTAAGCTCACCAAGCTTCTGTACGAGGTTCACCTGTTGAAGACCAAGTACCGGACGCTTCAAGCAGTCGTCGAACAGGGCGCGGAAGAAATCTCCGAGGCGCTGTGGCGATACGTCCAGCGCAACCATAATCTGCGAAACACGATCATCTCAATCGGCATCCCGATACTTCCACCCGAGGGCGATCGCCTGATTCGCGGACCGCGAATCAACGTGCCCGAGTACGCGGGTCAAACGAAGCTGCCGGTTACTGAACCCTCCATCAACGAATGGGCCGAACGGGGTTGGCTCGACTTGAGGCCAAGGAACATGCGCCGCTGGCAGGAGCGTTTTAGCCGAATGCTGCGGTCAGCGCAAACGATTCACCGCCAGGGCTCGGCTGCGATTACAATGGAAGCATACCGGAGCGAGGAGATCAGAATCGGCGAAGTGGTGGGCTGGATTTTCAACAACGAGGAAGAGGGTTATCGGATCAAATGAAGATCAGTTACAACTGGCTGGGTGAGCTCGTTACCCTCACCCTCAACGCGAAAGAGCTTGCCGAAAGACTCACCATGGCCGGCCTTGCGGTCGAAGCCGTCGAGCGGATTCGCGACGATCACATTCTGGATTTCGATCTCACTTCGAATCGCCCCGACGCGCTCTCGCATCTGGGCATCGCTCGCGAAGCAGCGCTTATCTGCGGCACTTCTCTCGTTCCGCGAGCGGTCACACCAAAGGAAAGCGATGAACCCGTCGAAGCGGCCGCTTCGGTAGAGATTCTCGACCCGGACCTTTGCCCGCGTTACGCCGCTCGCGTTGTTCGAGGAGTGAGGGTCGCGCCGTCGCCGAAGTGGCTAGTTGATCGCCTCGAATCGATCGGCCAACGCGCGGTCAACAACATCGCCGACATCACCAACTATGTGATGTTCGAGATGAATCAACCCACTCACGCATTCGATCTGAATCTCTTGCACGGTCATCGCATCATCGTCAGACGCCCGCGCGCTGGCGAAGAGATAACCACGCTCGATGGACTCACCCGCGAGCTTTCTCCCGAGATGCTGGTTATCGCCGATGCCGACCGCCCGGTCGCCATAGCGGGTGTGATGGGAGGGTTCGACACCGAGATCAACGAGCAAACCAGTGACGTGTTGATCGAGAGCGCTTACTTCAACCCGGCGTCTATCCGTCACACCGCTCGATCGCTGGGGATGGACTCCGAGGCTTCATACAGGTTCGCTCGAGGAGCGGACTACGAAGCGCAGGTTCGCGCCGCCGATCGCGTTGCTCAAATGATCGCGGAGATCGCGGGCGGACAGTTGCTCAAAGGCGCCATCGATGTCTATCCCGCGCGCATTTCTCGAGATGCTGTTTCCTTGCGTGAATCGCGCATCGAACGGCTCACCGGGTTGAAGGTCCCAATCGAACAAGCCGCCGGGATTCTGCGCGCGCTCGAATTCGAAGTCGAGCTTCGCGAGGGCGAGAAACACCTGCGCGCCGCCGCGCCGTCCTTTCGCATAGACATCTCGCGCGAAGAAGATCTGGTTGAAGAAGTCGCGCGACACGTCGGGTACGATCTGGTTGACACCACGCTGCCAACCTGGAGTGGAACTGGAAGCTACCTCAGCGGAGACAAACAACGCCGCAGCGTCAGGCGCGCGCTAACGGCACTGGGCTTCGACGAAGCTTACTCGTTCAGCTTCGTAAATGGCGAACGCGATAGATTGTTTCGTCGAGACGATCAACCTGTCGCCACCCTTTCAAACCCCATCGACGTGAATCAATCCGAAATGCGAGCTTCGCTTGTCACCGGATTGCTCGAGGCGGTGCAGCACAACTTCAATCAAGGGACGCGCGATGTGAAGCTGTTCGAGATCGGCCGCGTGTTCGGAGCTGCAGGACCGGGCGAGCGGCCCGCTGAACGTGACCTTCTCGGCGTCGCGATGACCGGTTCGGTGTTGCCCGACGACTGGCGTGGCGCGAAGCAACTCGAGTATTACGACCTCAAGGGCGCTGTGGAAGTTGTGATGTCCGCGTTGAACATCTCAGGCTTTACAATTGATCGAGCCCGTGTAGAATACCTCCATCCTGGACAGTCGGCGGTGCTTGCCCGCGACGGAGAAGAGATAGCGCGATTCGGACGGCTGCATCCGCGGGTGGCCTCTCTCTATAAGTTCCGCCAGCCGGTCTTTATCGGCGAGCTCGAGTTTGAAAAGTTACTCGCGCTTCCAGCGGACCGAGTGCGCTACAGCGCGCTGGCCAGGTATCCGGCCGTGTCGCGCGACGTATCGGCGCTGGCGCCCGATACGGTGATGTGGGGCGACATCGAAAAGGCCGTGCGCGACCTCGGGATTCTCGAAATAGTTTCAGTGCGCGTCTTCGATATGTACAAGAGCAAAGAGATGCCTGAAGGTTTCCACTCCCTGGCGTTCAGGGTGACCTATCGAGGAAAAGGCCGCACTCTCAAGGATGAAGAAGTAGCTGGAATGCACGAGCAAGTGAGGGCGTTACTAGGAGATCGCTTCGGCGCGCAACTAAGATAGCGGTTCAGGGTTCAGGGTTCAAGGTTCAGGGTTAGGCTGCTGCACAACGTCTCGCAACCCCGAACCAGAAACCACGAACCAGAGACCCGGAACTCGGAACCCTGAACCCGGAACCGGCACGGAGGTCAGGTGAGCGGAATCTACGGTCTGGAAAAGTTCTCGCACCTCGAAGACAAAATCTATCGCACCATCGAGCAATTCAAGCGCGAGCGGCAGGAACGCGAGGCGCTCGAACGCGAGGTGCTGAGCCTCCGGCGCGAGATGAGCCGGGTGAGCGATGACAAAGAGCGGCTCGAGCGGCAGGTCGAGCATCTGATCACCGAGCGCGACGCGATAAAGCTCAAGGTGGAAGGGATGCTGGACGCCATCACCGGGCTGGACGTGGAAGCGGTGTGAGTGCGAAGAAATGAGGGCGCGTCGGCTCGCTGGGTATTGAAGCCTGCGGCCAACGCGGACGAATATGGACAACAATCCAAGCCAATCACATAAAGTTGTCATCTACAATCAGACATACACGCTTCGAAGCAGTCACGAGTCCGAGTACATTCAGGAACTCGCCGAGCACGTCAATAAACGGATGAACGAAATCGCCCGCGCGACGATGACCGTTGATTCGCTTCGCGTCGCGATACTGGCGGCGATTCAGGTCGCCGATGAGTTGTTTCAATCGCGGCGAGAGATGAAAGAGACCGAAGAAGAAATAGCCGAACGCAGCGCAAAGTACGCAGAGTTGCTCGATCAGTTTTTGCGCTCAGCTGAGATTAAACAAGAGCCCGCCGCCTCGAAGTGACTTTCGAACACATTCATCCGTCTTCCCTTGGATCCGGGTTTTCGAGTATCTTCGCAGCTTGAGCGTCGCGGTAGTCCCGAACGGCGTTTCGAAATTCCGGATGCTTTCCCCCAAGTATCGCCGCTGCGAAGAGCGCCGAATTCACTGCCCCGGCTCGTCCGATGGCAAGCGTCCCCACCGGAATTCCGGCTGGCATCTGGACCATCGACAGCAGCGAGTCCAACCCCTTCAACGCCTTCGATTCCATTGGAACTCCAAGCACCGGCAGAAGAGTCTTCGCCGCAGCGACGCCTGCCAGGTGCGCTGCCCCGCCTGCTGCCGCGATGATGACTTCGAGTCCTCGTTTCTCGGCTGAAGCAACGTACTCGAACAATTGATCCGGAGTGCGATGCGCGGACAGAACCCGCACTTCGAATGGGATGCCGAGAGTTTCTAGAGTCTGCGCAGCGTGGGACATCGTTTCCCAATCAGACTTCGAACCCATGATGATTCCGACTAAAGGTTGCATGATGTTTTTCACCGTCGAGCAGTTCTTGCGAGCTTCACTGACTTATTTGAAGATTTG
It includes:
- the purE gene encoding 5-(carboxyamino)imidazole ribonucleotide mutase, with translation MQPLVGIIMGSKSDWETMSHAAQTLETLGIPFEVRVLSAHRTPDQLFEYVASAEKRGLEVIIAAAGGAAHLAGVAAAKTLLPVLGVPMESKALKGLDSLLSMVQMPAGIPVGTLAIGRAGAVNSALFAAAILGGKHPEFRNAVRDYRDAQAAKILENPDPREDG
- the rplT gene encoding 50S ribosomal protein L20; its protein translation is MPRAKRGNKRLQKRKGILKLARGYRGTKSKLYRHAKEQVERSLNFAFTGRKLKKRDFRSLWIVRIGAAARLNGLSYSQFMHGLKLAEIKLDRKILADLAVHEPAAFTEISGKAKQAIESHRATAA
- the pheS gene encoding phenylalanine--tRNA ligase subunit alpha — its product is MDENLAKLREQFIDDLRAVSTADDLSALRDKYLGRKSGLIAAEKKRIGSLSSAERAEFGRQVNEISAEVEAEIGRLSEQFAAQAEAGALERDRIDITLPGTRPRQGHLHPITLVRQKIEDVFVSMGYSVEDGPEIETSFYNFDALNIPPGHPARDSADTFYVSEDLALRSQTSTVQIHTMQRQKPPLRVIAPGRVFRRDTPDPTHNPMFFQVEGLNVDRHITLADLKGTLQKFVEMMFGVNVRTRFRPSYFPFTEPSAEVDFSCYVCGGTGCRICKGSGWIELGGSGMVHPNVLEKVGIDPEEFSGFAFGLGIDRMAGLMYDIDDIRLLFENDIRFLEQFA
- a CDS encoding cell division protein ZapA; this translates as MDNNPSQSHKVVIYNQTYTLRSSHESEYIQELAEHVNKRMNEIARATMTVDSLRVAILAAIQVADELFQSRREMKETEEEIAERSAKYAELLDQFLRSAEIKQEPAASK
- the infC gene encoding translation initiation factor IF-3, whose translation is MSSFQRRGFRDRGPRVPSVRVNERIRTAEVRVIDEDGAQIGVMPPRQALEIARGKGLDLVEIAPQAQPPVCRIINFGKYQYEQKKKQKEAKAKQTFITVKEIKFRPGTDEHDYDFKKNNAVRILHDGDKVKATVHFRGREITHKELGFSLLQRLEQDLAEAGTVEVRPKLEGMNMFIMLAPKKK
- the pheT gene encoding phenylalanine--tRNA ligase subunit beta, yielding MKISYNWLGELVTLTLNAKELAERLTMAGLAVEAVERIRDDHILDFDLTSNRPDALSHLGIAREAALICGTSLVPRAVTPKESDEPVEAAASVEILDPDLCPRYAARVVRGVRVAPSPKWLVDRLESIGQRAVNNIADITNYVMFEMNQPTHAFDLNLLHGHRIIVRRPRAGEEITTLDGLTRELSPEMLVIADADRPVAIAGVMGGFDTEINEQTSDVLIESAYFNPASIRHTARSLGMDSEASYRFARGADYEAQVRAADRVAQMIAEIAGGQLLKGAIDVYPARISRDAVSLRESRIERLTGLKVPIEQAAGILRALEFEVELREGEKHLRAAAPSFRIDISREEDLVEEVARHVGYDLVDTTLPTWSGTGSYLSGDKQRRSVRRALTALGFDEAYSFSFVNGERDRLFRRDDQPVATLSNPIDVNQSEMRASLVTGLLEAVQHNFNQGTRDVKLFEIGRVFGAAGPGERPAERDLLGVAMTGSVLPDDWRGAKQLEYYDLKGAVEVVMSALNISGFTIDRARVEYLHPGQSAVLARDGEEIARFGRLHPRVASLYKFRQPVFIGELEFEKLLALPADRVRYSALARYPAVSRDVSALAPDTVMWGDIEKAVRDLGILEIVSVRVFDMYKSKEMPEGFHSLAFRVTYRGKGRTLKDEEVAGMHEQVRALLGDRFGAQLR
- the rpmI gene encoding 50S ribosomal protein L35 is translated as MPKLKTHKGAAKRFRLTATGKVKRGHSHARHILTKKSTKRKRHLDIDGLVAKPDEKPTKRMLPYGRD